The Toxotes jaculatrix isolate fToxJac2 chromosome 21, fToxJac2.pri, whole genome shotgun sequence genome includes a region encoding these proteins:
- the nog2 gene encoding noggin-2 has product MGLSQTLLVYVLVCVHLGVSQHYLRLRPSPSDHLPVPGLKEDPDPEYDPREQDLVERTLRKRLGSNFDPNFMSISLPTTVNISDNLVKLQGPMPNEIKKLDLTETPYGKRVKVGKKARRKFLQWLWTYTHCPVVYTWKDLGVRFWPRYIKEGHCFSERSCSFPEGMSCKPVKSINKIFLRWYCQGFLRQKYCTWIQVQYPIISECKCSC; this is encoded by the coding sequence ATGGGCCTCTCACAAACGCTACTCGTTTACGTGCTGGTGTGCGTTCACCTTGGAGTTTCCCAGCATTACCTTCGCCTCCGTCCGTCGCCTAGTGATCACCTCCCCGTGCCCGGCCTGAAGGAGGACCCCGACCCGGAGTACGACCCCCGGGAGCAGGACTTGGTCGAGAGGACTCTGAGGAAAAGGCTCGGCAGTAACTTTGACCCCAACTTCATGTCCATCAGCTTACCCACGACGGTGAACATCTCAGACAACCTGGTGAAGCTGCAGGGGCCCATGCCTAACGAGATTAAAAAACTGGACCTCACAGAGACCCCCTATGGAAAGCGGGTAAAAGTGGGCAAGAAAGCCCGTAGGAAATTTCTTCAGTGGCTGTGGACCTATACGCACTGCCCAGTAGTGTACACCTGGAAGGATTTGGGCGTGAGGTTCTGGCCACGTTACATCAAGGAGGGACACTGTTTCTCTGAGCGCTCTTGCTCCTTCCCTGAGGGGATGTCTTGCAAGCCCGTCAAGTCAATCAACAAGATTTTCCTCCGGTGGTATTGTCAAGGGTTTCTAAGACAGAAATACTGTACGTGGATACAGGTGCAATACCCAATCATCTCAGAGTGCAAGTGTTCGTGCTGA